One window of the Pyrus communis chromosome 17, drPyrComm1.1, whole genome shotgun sequence genome contains the following:
- the LOC137722001 gene encoding uncharacterized protein, whose product MDKSESTNKRTDAGQSRRLSLIDVSAEDDSLLNSFAGDNMFSISEDQESRIFQLFEGMAGNKLEDVPENFELTQRVTEPSESLEPEMTKQSGKYNLRKSLAWDSAFFTSAGVLDPEELSCMIEGDKTGKKMLPGIQEEVHRSTDSISTLESDTLTLESIEANLFEDVRASIQKSSKASKAVNESMKDGSGVTETNNSSSSKGVDVVSQNKAMPRLASKKPTVSVQKPGKVKKPSTCPVVSQRTYFFFMLI is encoded by the exons ATGGACAAGTCTGAGTCGACGAACAAGAGGACCGATGCCGGCCAATCGAGGCGTCTTAGCCTTATCGACGTCTCGGCCGAGGACGATTCGCTCCTCAATTCCTTTGCCGGAGACAACATGTTTTCAATTTCAG AAGACCAGGAAAGCAGAATTTTTCAGTTGTTTGAGGGTATGGCCGGTAACAAACTAGAGGACGTGCCTGAAAATTTTGAGCTAACCCAGCGAGTAACTGAACCTTCTGAGTCATTGGAACCTGAAATGACAAAGCAAAGTGGGAAGTATAATCTTCGCAAAAGTTTAGCTTGGGATAGTGCTTTTTTCACCAGTGCAG GTGTTCTGGATCCCGAGGAGCTGTCTTGCATGATTGAAGGAGATAAGACTGGGAAAAAGATGTTACCTGGAATTCAAGAGGAAGTTCACAGATCCACTGATTCAATCTCCACATTAGAAAGTGATACTTTGACACTAGAAAGTATTGAGGCTAATTTGTTTGAAGATGTGAGAGCTTCAATCCAGAAATCAAGTAAAGCATCCAAAGCAGTGAATGAAAGTATGAAAGATGGTTCGGGAGTAACAGAAACCAACAATAGCAGTT CTTCGAAGGGTGTAGATGTTGTTTCTCAAAATAAG GCGATGCCTAGACTTGCTTCTAAGAAGCCAACTGTTAGTGTGCAAAAACCAGGGAAAGTGAAAAAGCCATCCACATGTCCAGTAGTATCCCAG AGAACATATTTCTTCTTTATGCTGATTTAG